The following proteins are co-located in the Deinococcus metallilatus genome:
- a CDS encoding aminotransferase class V-fold PLP-dependent enzyme: protein MSDRPLPPHIPLNRPRLIAPGPVEVEPRVLLELAQPQLHHRTPLGVERLMEARAKLMRLLGDPYDAVITTSSGTGAFEGALISLTPEGGRVVNAQAGKFSERWGDMSERLGYETVRVAKPWGELLDPEEVADAAREAHTLLITHSETSTGALHDLAAIAQAAKAQNPDLIIIADCVTSYGVAELRPAAWGVDAIVSGSQKGTATPPGLGFVLFSPEVQERMIPAPRRGFYLDLTRELKGQKAGNTPQTPAINLISALSLALDRLLSVPLEVLWAEKRRQADALIAAGAALGAPAWAARTSPAVAVLKPPAPLTGRQVAARLAEMGQRALAGQAPFEDAVFRVSTLGYADRYDALGIAGMLEDAFASLGVPFGRGAAVQAAWAALGGAQEVQPVRAGAASLG, encoded by the coding sequence ATGAGCGACCGCCCGCTGCCTCCGCACATCCCCCTGAACCGTCCGCGCCTGATCGCGCCCGGCCCGGTCGAGGTCGAGCCGCGTGTGCTGCTCGAACTGGCCCAGCCACAGCTCCACCACCGCACGCCGCTGGGCGTCGAGCGGCTGATGGAGGCGCGGGCCAAGCTGATGCGCCTGCTGGGGGACCCCTACGACGCGGTGATCACCACCAGCAGCGGGACGGGGGCCTTCGAGGGGGCGCTGATCAGCCTCACGCCGGAGGGCGGCCGGGTGGTCAACGCGCAGGCCGGAAAATTCAGCGAACGCTGGGGCGACATGAGCGAGAGGTTGGGCTATGAAACGGTGCGCGTCGCCAAACCCTGGGGCGAACTCCTCGACCCCGAAGAAGTGGCCGACGCCGCGCGGGAGGCCCACACCCTGCTGATCACCCACTCCGAGACGAGCACCGGGGCGCTGCACGACCTCGCGGCCATCGCGCAGGCGGCCAAGGCGCAGAATCCCGATCTGATCATCATTGCCGACTGTGTGACCAGCTACGGCGTCGCGGAGCTGCGGCCCGCCGCCTGGGGCGTGGACGCCATCGTGAGCGGCAGCCAGAAGGGCACGGCCACGCCCCCCGGTCTGGGCTTCGTGCTGTTCAGCCCCGAGGTGCAGGAAAGGATGATTCCCGCCCCCCGGCGCGGCTTCTACCTCGACCTGACCCGCGAGCTGAAGGGGCAGAAGGCCGGAAACACGCCCCAGACCCCGGCCATCAACCTGATCTCGGCGCTGTCGCTGGCGCTGGACCGCCTCCTGAGCGTGCCGCTGGAGGTGCTGTGGGCCGAGAAACGGCGGCAGGCCGACGCGCTGATTGCCGCCGGGGCCGCCCTGGGTGCCCCCGCCTGGGCCGCCCGCACCTCGCCCGCCGTCGCCGTCCTGAAGCCCCCCGCGCCTCTGACGGGTCGGCAAGTTGCGGCCCGCCTCGCGGAGATGGGGCAGCGGGCGCTGGCGGGTCAGGCCCCCTTCGAGGACGCCGTTTTCCGCGTCAGCACCCTGGGCTACGCCGACCGCTACGACGCCCTGGGCATCGCCGGAATGCTGGAAGACGCCTTTGCCAGCCTGGGCGTGCCGTTCGGGCGCGGCGCAGCGGTGCAGGCGGCTTGGGCGGCACTGGGCGGCGCGCAAGAGGTCCAGCCCGTGCGCGCAGGGGCCGCGTCCCTGGGCTGA
- a CDS encoding GbsR/MarR family transcriptional regulator, whose amino-acid sequence MDGQQQFVERAGLVLEMLGMPRVAGRVLGALLTASPRGATAAELAELLQASRAGLSTALKHLTLMGLAERAPNPGERADRYRVRPNAWATLTEQGNRKLQLLHDLALDGLRALPGGADPGPLREMEQFYALWLRLYPTVLEEWHQMQQEVRV is encoded by the coding sequence ATGGACGGACAGCAGCAATTCGTGGAGCGGGCGGGGCTGGTGCTGGAGATGCTGGGGATGCCGCGGGTGGCGGGGCGCGTGCTGGGCGCGCTGCTGACCGCTTCCCCGAGGGGGGCGACCGCCGCCGAACTCGCGGAGCTGCTCCAGGCCAGCCGGGCGGGCCTCAGCACCGCGCTGAAGCACCTGACCCTGATGGGCCTGGCCGAGCGCGCGCCCAATCCCGGCGAGCGGGCGGACCGCTACCGGGTGCGGCCGAATGCCTGGGCCACGCTGACCGAGCAGGGCAACCGCAAGTTGCAACTGCTGCACGACCTCGCCCTCGACGGCCTGCGGGCGCTGCCGGGGGGCGCGGACCCCGGCCCGCTGCGCGAGATGGAACAGTTCTACGCGCTGTGGCTGCGCCTCTACCCCACCGTGCTGGAGGAGTGGCACCAGATGCAGCAGGAGGTCAGGGTATGA
- a CDS encoding ABC transporter ATP-binding protein, translated as MNAIETSGLSKLYRRGVGLHPLSLGIAAGEIFGFLGPNGAGKTTTIRTLLGFLHPTGGEARIFGRDVWREREAVHARVGYLPGEVHLPRDLSARELLERCARLRGTHDITYGLEVARRLELDIAPRLGTLSKGNRQKVGLVLALMPRPDLLMLDEPTDGLDPLAQETVLELLREARAEGRTVFLSSHVLSEVERVADRVGIIRRGQLVRVDELAVLTASLPQRVQVRFAAPPRVNLAALPGMAEGRTQGLDFQGLWRGGADALIRALAPEPLVSFSLVPSTLEDAFLGEYRLDEDRPDSERGGEVPHVA; from the coding sequence ATGAACGCCATCGAGACGAGCGGGCTGAGCAAACTCTACCGGCGGGGCGTGGGCCTGCATCCCCTCAGCCTGGGGATTGCGGCGGGCGAAATCTTCGGCTTCCTGGGGCCGAACGGGGCGGGCAAGACGACCACCATCCGCACGCTGCTGGGCTTCCTGCACCCGACCGGGGGCGAGGCCCGCATCTTCGGGCGGGACGTGTGGCGCGAGCGGGAGGCAGTTCATGCCCGCGTGGGCTACCTCCCCGGCGAGGTCCACCTGCCGCGCGACCTGAGTGCGCGTGAACTGCTGGAACGCTGCGCCCGCCTGCGTGGCACGCACGACATCACCTATGGGCTGGAAGTGGCCCGCCGCCTGGAGCTGGACATCGCCCCGCGTCTGGGCACCCTTAGCAAGGGCAACCGGCAGAAGGTGGGGCTGGTCCTGGCGTTGATGCCCCGCCCCGACCTCCTCATGCTGGACGAACCGACCGACGGCCTCGATCCCCTGGCGCAGGAGACGGTGCTGGAACTGCTGCGGGAGGCGCGGGCGGAGGGGCGGACGGTGTTCCTGTCCAGCCACGTGCTGAGCGAGGTGGAGCGTGTCGCGGACCGGGTGGGGATCATCCGGCGGGGGCAACTGGTCCGGGTAGACGAACTGGCGGTGCTGACGGCCAGTCTGCCGCAGCGGGTGCAGGTGCGCTTTGCCGCGCCGCCGCGCGTGAACCTCGCCGCGTTGCCGGGCATGGCGGAAGGCCGGACACAGGGCCTGGACTTTCAGGGCCTGTGGCGGGGTGGGGCGGACGCTCTGATTCGCGCGCTGGCCCCGGAACCCCTGGTCAGCTTCAGCCTGGTGCCGTCCACGCTGGAGGACGCCTTCCTGGGTGAGTACCGCCTGGACGAGGACCGGCCAGACTCAGAACGGGGCGGGGAGGTGCCGCATGTGGCCTGA
- a CDS encoding ABC transporter permease subunit: protein MWPEILRESLRDARRGWLWWAIGLLLYVLLILAFYPSIKSDPSVNEIMHKLPASLRVLFGEDLTTPAGYVGGRLFSLMPILLSVFAGLTGAALIAGEEARGHLEFPLAQPVSRRALLVGRTLTLLLLLLGLGLVLFLGTWAPGQVFQAPLPAARVLETAALHTLGAWVFGALALAVGAATGRAGVAAAVGAGLGTLLVVLHTLSGQVAALRDLAWLNPWKEALGGSPLLHPVSVTPLLVCLLVGAAFALIAAPFFQNRDVGR, encoded by the coding sequence ATGTGGCCTGAAATCCTGCGTGAGTCGCTGCGGGACGCGCGGCGGGGCTGGCTGTGGTGGGCTATCGGCCTGCTGCTGTACGTGCTGCTGATCCTGGCCTTCTACCCGAGCATCAAAAGCGACCCCAGCGTGAACGAGATCATGCACAAGCTCCCCGCGTCCCTGCGTGTCCTGTTCGGGGAGGATCTCACCACGCCCGCCGGGTACGTGGGGGGCCGCCTCTTCAGCCTGATGCCGATCCTGCTGAGCGTGTTCGCCGGGCTGACTGGCGCCGCGCTGATCGCCGGGGAGGAGGCGCGCGGGCACCTGGAATTCCCGCTCGCGCAGCCCGTCTCGCGCCGCGCACTGCTGGTGGGGCGCACCCTGACGCTGCTGCTGTTGCTGCTGGGCCTGGGGTTGGTGCTGTTCCTGGGGACCTGGGCGCCGGGTCAGGTGTTCCAGGCGCCGCTGCCCGCCGCGCGGGTGCTGGAAACCGCCGCGCTGCACACGCTGGGCGCCTGGGTGTTCGGCGCGCTGGCCCTTGCGGTGGGGGCCGCGACCGGGCGGGCCGGGGTCGCGGCCGCCGTGGGTGCCGGGCTGGGCACCCTGCTGGTCGTGCTGCATACCCTCAGCGGGCAGGTGGCGGCCCTGCGGGACCTGGCCTGGCTGAATCCCTGGAAGGAGGCGCTGGGCGGCTCGCCCCTCCTCCACCCCGTCAGCGTGACGCCGCTGCTGGTGTGCCTGCTGGTCGGGGCCGCCTTTGCCCTGATCGCCGCGCCGTTCTTCCAGAACCGGGACGTGGGACGCTGA
- a CDS encoding WD40 repeat domain-containing protein, giving the protein MKPRPSAAPRHPRRLALSLLALTALAPTSPAQSAPGEMRVPPDPLVLVGVAPRVLPGPAGTPTGGVAAVRGRYSSHVRLLDPTTGEARREVFLPPEVQLDVPPALSADGRWLAVVLTPDPFTHAGRVGILSTYPTTPPGFQKVLSAGGLNGTLSLVFGPDGTRLAAGNRSGYAQLWEWPTERRVTTVNSETGYEPSRLEFSPDGRLFAPIFRGQTRTRIFDVQTGALRTTLSGVGYGTFTPDSQGLLASRGRLITLADGKEAPTPPYLVGTSGVIGFSADGTRVLVRRTGVDVQGREWLELREVATGRTLGALTRVWDGWPEALSPDGTTLIGGDGEGGIRLLPLAPR; this is encoded by the coding sequence GTGAAGCCCAGACCCTCCGCTGCGCCGCGTCACCCCAGGCGGCTGGCACTGTCCCTGCTGGCCCTGACCGCCCTGGCCCCCACCTCGCCCGCCCAGTCCGCCCCCGGTGAGATGCGGGTGCCGCCCGATCCGCTGGTGCTGGTGGGCGTCGCGCCGCGCGTCCTGCCCGGACCGGCTGGCACGCCGACGGGCGGGGTCGCGGCGGTGCGGGGCCGCTACAGTTCGCACGTGCGGCTGCTCGACCCCACGACCGGCGAGGCCCGCCGCGAGGTCTTCCTCCCCCCCGAGGTGCAGCTCGACGTGCCCCCGGCCCTGAGTGCCGACGGGCGCTGGCTGGCGGTGGTCCTCACGCCCGATCCCTTCACCCATGCGGGGCGGGTGGGCATCCTGAGCACCTACCCGACCACTCCCCCCGGGTTTCAGAAGGTGCTGAGCGCGGGCGGCCTGAACGGCACCCTGTCCCTGGTCTTCGGGCCGGACGGCACGCGGCTGGCGGCAGGCAACCGCAGTGGCTACGCGCAGCTCTGGGAATGGCCGACCGAGCGGCGGGTCACGACCGTCAACAGCGAAACCGGCTACGAGCCGTCCCGCCTGGAATTCAGCCCGGACGGGCGCCTCTTCGCCCCGATCTTCCGGGGGCAGACGCGGACCCGGATCTTCGACGTGCAGACCGGCGCGCTGCGGACCACCCTCAGCGGCGTGGGCTACGGGACCTTCACGCCCGACAGCCAGGGCCTGCTGGCCTCACGCGGGCGGCTGATCACCCTGGCGGATGGGAAGGAGGCCCCCACGCCCCCCTATCTGGTCGGCACCAGCGGCGTGATCGGCTTCAGCGCGGACGGCACCCGCGTGCTGGTGCGCCGCACGGGCGTGGACGTGCAGGGCCGCGAGTGGCTGGAACTGCGCGAGGTGGCGACCGGGCGGACCCTGGGTGCCCTGACCCGTGTCTGGGACGGCTGGCCCGAGGCCCTCAGTCCCGACGGCACCACGTTGATCGGCGGGGACGGCGAGGGGGGCATCCGACTGTTGCCCCTCGCTCCCCGCTAG
- a CDS encoding FAD-dependent oxidoreductase, whose protein sequence is MRIVIVGGVAAGMSAASRARRQNPDVQVTVFERGADISYGACGLPYVIGGDVPSFERLIARTPERMREQGVGVRLRHEVTGVDAAARTVTVLDRDAGRSFTEPYDRLLIATGVSAVRPDWAHTDLQGVHVLRDLPDGRAIEASLQGAKRACIIGGGYIGLEMAEALRSRGLEVSLLEKGPDVAGRMLDRDFQQRVRAELERHGVEVRCGTTVEELIGKGGRVTGVQTDGGRVPADMVIVAVGVKPNTALARAAGASIGKTGAVAVNARQETGREGVYAAGDNTESTHRVTGQKVHIPLGLTANRMGRVAGVNMAGGDARFPGVVGTGIFKTFDLGAARTGVTQAEADGLGLKAVSVEVDSTDHAGYYPDAAPIRVRLTGERGSGRLLGAQLVGQPDSVKRVDVVAALLHGRGTVQDLFETDLAYAPPFSSVWDVLLVAADRLGRELCEE, encoded by the coding sequence ATGCGGATCGTGATTGTGGGCGGGGTGGCGGCGGGCATGAGCGCGGCGAGCCGGGCGCGGCGGCAGAACCCGGACGTGCAGGTCACGGTCTTCGAGCGCGGCGCCGACATCAGCTACGGTGCCTGCGGCCTCCCCTACGTGATCGGCGGCGACGTGCCCAGCTTCGAGCGCCTGATCGCCCGCACCCCCGAGCGGATGCGCGAGCAGGGCGTGGGCGTGCGCCTGCGGCATGAGGTCACGGGCGTGGACGCCGCCGCCCGGACCGTCACCGTACTGGACCGGGACGCGGGCCGTTCCTTCACCGAGCCTTACGACCGCCTCCTGATCGCCACCGGGGTCAGCGCCGTGCGCCCCGACTGGGCACACACCGACCTGCAAGGCGTGCATGTGCTGCGCGACCTCCCCGACGGGCGGGCGATAGAGGCCAGCCTTCAGGGGGCCAAACGTGCCTGCATCATCGGTGGCGGCTACATCGGGCTGGAGATGGCGGAGGCGCTGCGTTCACGTGGCCTGGAGGTGAGCCTGCTGGAAAAGGGGCCGGACGTCGCGGGCCGGATGCTGGACCGTGACTTCCAGCAGCGGGTGCGGGCCGAACTGGAGCGGCACGGGGTCGAGGTCCGCTGCGGCACGACCGTGGAGGAGCTGATCGGCAAAGGCGGACGTGTGACCGGCGTGCAGACGGATGGCGGCCGGGTGCCCGCCGACATGGTGATCGTGGCTGTGGGTGTGAAGCCGAACACGGCGCTGGCGCGGGCCGCCGGGGCCAGCATAGGCAAGACGGGCGCGGTCGCCGTGAACGCCCGGCAGGAAACCGGGAGAGAAGGCGTGTACGCGGCGGGCGACAACACCGAGAGCACCCACCGCGTCACCGGGCAGAAGGTCCACATTCCCCTGGGCCTCACCGCCAACCGGATGGGCCGCGTGGCGGGCGTGAATATGGCGGGCGGCGATGCCCGTTTTCCCGGCGTCGTGGGCACCGGCATCTTCAAGACCTTCGACCTGGGCGCGGCCCGCACCGGCGTCACGCAGGCGGAGGCGGACGGGCTGGGGCTGAAGGCGGTCAGCGTGGAGGTGGACAGCACCGACCACGCCGGGTACTACCCGGACGCCGCGCCTATCCGCGTGCGCCTGACGGGCGAGCGCGGCAGCGGGCGGCTGCTGGGCGCGCAACTGGTCGGCCAGCCCGACAGCGTGAAGCGGGTGGACGTGGTGGCGGCCCTGCTGCACGGGCGCGGCACGGTGCAGGACCTCTTCGAGACGGACCTGGCCTATGCGCCGCCCTTTTCCAGCGTGTGGGACGTGCTGCTGGTGGCGGCGGACCGGCTGGGGCGGGAACTGTGCGAGGAGTGA
- the serA gene encoding phosphoglycerate dehydrogenase has translation MTVPVLTSPDQPRTTPLRVLICDEMNPGDLHHEGFEIDYEGNLPREETLRRLPGYDALITRSRTKVDRELLEAAGDRLKVIGRGGVGVDNIDLEACSRRGILVLNAPESNNVSAAELAIMHLLAAARGLTRSDRKTRAGEWDRKFLGVELKDKTLGIVGLGRIGSIVADRAQGLRLKVIAYDPYVPENKFERLGVERAASLDELLGRVDFLTVHTPLTEETQGMIGARELARLKPGAIVVNAARGGIVEEAALVEALSAGHLFGAGVDVFVEEPPTPDHPFLNAPNLGITAHLGANTYEAQERVGAEIVGRVLAALHGDVSKGAVNAPALDAKTLEALGGYLDLGEKLGRILAQLLPGAHDMEITFRGEFPADPAPVVTAALVGYLSGSTDERPNMINARALAKERGLNLAVREVQDSPDYQTEVIVKVTSGAEGEKQRTRTVGGTVFGRSPRLTRLRDYRVELAPEGFILIASNQDRPGAVAKLSNLLGTWGINIAGMALGRAQKGGQALFTLTLDDNLTPEQLQAIRDLDVIDSAFLVRV, from the coding sequence ATGACGGTCCCCGTTCTGACCAGCCCGGATCAGCCCCGCACCACGCCCCTGCGCGTGCTGATCTGCGACGAGATGAACCCCGGCGACCTGCATCACGAGGGGTTCGAGATCGACTATGAAGGCAACCTCCCCCGCGAGGAGACGCTGCGCCGCCTGCCCGGGTACGACGCCCTGATCACCCGCAGCCGCACCAAGGTGGACCGCGAGCTGCTGGAGGCCGCGGGCGACCGCCTGAAGGTGATCGGGCGCGGCGGCGTCGGTGTGGACAACATCGACCTCGAAGCGTGCAGTCGAAGGGGCATCCTGGTCCTCAACGCCCCGGAGAGCAACAACGTCAGCGCCGCCGAGCTGGCAATCATGCACCTGCTCGCCGCCGCGCGCGGCCTGACCCGCAGCGACCGCAAGACCCGCGCGGGCGAGTGGGACCGCAAGTTCCTGGGCGTGGAACTCAAGGACAAGACGCTGGGCATCGTCGGCCTGGGACGTATCGGCTCCATCGTCGCGGACCGGGCGCAGGGCCTGCGGCTGAAGGTCATCGCCTACGACCCCTACGTCCCCGAGAACAAGTTCGAGCGCCTGGGGGTAGAGCGGGCCGCGTCCCTCGACGAGTTGCTGGGCCGGGTCGATTTCCTGACCGTCCACACGCCGCTGACCGAGGAGACGCAGGGGATGATCGGCGCGCGGGAACTGGCGCGGCTGAAGCCCGGCGCCATCGTGGTGAACGCGGCCCGCGGCGGCATCGTGGAGGAGGCGGCGCTGGTGGAGGCCCTTTCGGCCGGGCACCTCTTCGGCGCGGGCGTGGACGTGTTCGTGGAGGAACCGCCGACCCCGGACCACCCCTTCCTGAACGCGCCCAATCTGGGCATCACCGCGCACCTCGGCGCGAACACCTACGAGGCGCAGGAGCGGGTCGGCGCGGAGATTGTCGGGCGGGTGCTGGCTGCCCTGCACGGCGACGTGAGCAAGGGCGCGGTGAACGCCCCCGCCCTCGACGCCAAGACGCTCGAAGCCCTGGGCGGCTACCTCGACCTGGGCGAGAAGCTGGGGCGCATCCTGGCGCAACTGCTGCCGGGCGCACACGATATGGAAATCACCTTCCGGGGCGAATTCCCCGCCGATCCCGCCCCGGTCGTCACCGCCGCCCTGGTCGGCTACCTCAGCGGCAGCACCGACGAACGCCCCAACATGATCAACGCCCGCGCGCTCGCCAAAGAACGCGGCCTCAACCTCGCCGTGCGCGAAGTGCAGGACAGCCCCGACTACCAGACCGAGGTGATCGTGAAGGTCACCAGCGGCGCGGAGGGCGAGAAGCAGCGCACGCGCACGGTCGGCGGCACCGTCTTTGGCCGCAGCCCGCGCCTCACCCGCCTGCGCGACTACCGTGTGGAACTCGCCCCGGAAGGCTTCATCCTGATCGCCAGCAACCAGGACCGCCCGGGCGCGGTCGCCAAGCTCTCCAACCTGCTGGGCACCTGGGGCATCAACATCGCCGGGATGGCACTGGGCCGGGCGCAGAAGGGCGGGCAGGCGCTCTTCACCCTGACGCTGGACGACAACCTCACGCCCGAGCAGCTTCAGGCGATCCGCGATCTGGACGTGATCGACTCGGCGTTCCTGGTGCGGGTCTGA
- a CDS encoding IS5 family transposase (programmed frameshift) has product MGRTDLTEQQWAILAPLLPKNPKKGHAYKDHKPVLNGILWRQKTGATWRDIPERYGSWKTCHDRFTRWSRSGVWAEILAALHLKADAEGKIDWEGAAVDSTHVKAHRSAMGARKEPAKLGKKGALEDEWLGISRGGRTTKIHVLMDGKCRPLSVLISAGQASDPTYLVPLLEAVRVGRPGPGRPRKRPPTLRMDRAYGARKYRRALRARKIRCVCPERQDARKARLRKGKRGGRPPKFDAEAYKGRQVVERGINRLKDFRAIATRYEKRGHQFLAGVHLACILLWL; this is encoded by the exons ATGGGACGGACAGATTTGACGGAGCAGCAGTGGGCCATTCTGGCCCCACTGCTCCCCAAAAACCCCAAGAAGGGACACGCCTACAAGGACCATAAGCCGGTGCTGAACGGCATTCTTTGGCGTCAGAAGACCGGGGCAACGTGGCGAGACATTCCCGAGCGGTATGGGTCGTGGAAGACGTGTCATGACCGCTTCACCCGCTGGTCGCGCAGCGGGGTCTGGGCCGAGATTCTGGCCGCCCTGCACCTGAAAGCGGATGCTGAGGGAAAGATTGATTGGGAAGGCGCGGCGGTGGACAGCACGCACGTCAAAGCCCATCGCAGCGCGATGGGCGCACGAAAAGAGCCAGCCAAGCTGG GAAAAAAGGGGGCGCTCGAAGACGAGTGGCTCGGGATCAGTCGTGGGGGACGCACCACCAAAATCCACGTCCTGATGGATGGGAAGTGTCGGCCCCTCAGTGTGCTGATCTCTGCTGGGCAGGCGAGCGACCCGACCTACCTCGTGCCGCTTCTGGAGGCCGTGCGGGTGGGGCGTCCCGGACCGGGACGCCCGCGCAAGCGTCCCCCGACCCTTCGGATGGATCGGGCGTATGGGGCGAGGAAATACCGGCGTGCTTTGCGGGCACGCAAGATCAGGTGTGTCTGTCCCGAGCGCCAGGATGCGCGCAAGGCCCGGCTGCGGAAGGGCAAGCGGGGGGGACGCCCCCCAAAATTTGACGCAGAAGCCTACAAAGGCCGCCAGGTCGTCGAACGGGGGATCAATCGCCTCAAGGATTTTCGGGCGATTGCCACCCGGTACGAGAAGCGTGGACACCAGTTTTTAGCCGGTGTCCACCTCGCTTGCATCCTTCTTTGGCTTTGA
- a CDS encoding Nramp family divalent metal transporter, translating into MTARAAEVLSRPQQRRGLARIVPFLGPAVIASIAYMDPGNFATNIQGGAQFGYTLLWVILAANLMAMLIQNLSAKLGIATGKNLPEVIRERWPRPLVWLYWIQAEVVAMATDLAEFLGAALAIHLLTGLPMFWGAVITAVLTFALLTLQKRGFRPLEIAILGFVLVIGVAYLVQVLIARPGAEALRGFIPSFRGPESVYLAVGIIGATVMPHVIYLHSALTQGRIPTRTDEEKVRLSRLNRIDVLLAMGFAGLINMSMLAVSAATFHGKGVADAGSLETAYRTLTPLLGPAAAVAFAIALLASGLSSSAVGTMAGQVIMQGFVSFGIPIWLRRTITMLPAFAVILAGMDPTSTLVLSQVVLSFGVPFALLPLLLFTAGRDVMGVLTSRPVISGLGWLFAAIIIGLNGYLLWGALRG; encoded by the coding sequence ATGACCGCACGCGCGGCGGAGGTTCTTTCCCGGCCCCAGCAGCGCCGGGGACTGGCGCGGATCGTGCCTTTTCTCGGACCGGCGGTGATCGCCAGCATCGCCTACATGGACCCAGGCAACTTTGCGACCAACATTCAGGGTGGGGCGCAGTTCGGGTACACGCTGCTGTGGGTGATCCTGGCCGCCAATCTGATGGCGATGCTGATCCAGAACCTCAGCGCCAAACTGGGGATCGCCACCGGAAAGAATCTGCCGGAGGTGATCCGCGAACGCTGGCCCCGCCCGCTGGTGTGGCTGTACTGGATTCAGGCCGAAGTCGTGGCGATGGCGACCGACCTGGCCGAATTTCTGGGCGCGGCGCTGGCGATCCACCTGCTGACGGGCCTGCCGATGTTCTGGGGCGCGGTCATCACCGCCGTCCTGACCTTCGCGCTGCTGACCCTGCAAAAGCGGGGATTCCGGCCCCTGGAAATCGCCATCCTGGGCTTCGTGCTGGTGATCGGCGTGGCGTATCTGGTGCAGGTGCTGATCGCGCGGCCCGGGGCAGAAGCGCTGCGGGGCTTCATCCCCAGTTTTCGGGGACCCGAGAGCGTGTACCTCGCGGTTGGCATCATCGGCGCGACCGTCATGCCGCACGTGATCTACCTGCACTCGGCGCTGACCCAGGGCCGCATTCCCACCCGCACGGATGAGGAAAAGGTGCGTCTCTCGCGACTGAACCGGATCGACGTGCTGCTGGCAATGGGGTTCGCGGGCCTGATCAACATGAGCATGCTGGCCGTCAGCGCCGCGACTTTTCACGGCAAGGGTGTGGCCGATGCCGGGAGCCTGGAAACCGCCTACCGGACGCTGACGCCGCTGCTCGGCCCGGCAGCGGCAGTCGCCTTCGCGATTGCGCTGCTCGCCAGCGGCCTGAGCAGCAGCGCGGTCGGCACGATGGCCGGGCAGGTCATCATGCAGGGCTTCGTGAGCTTCGGCATCCCGATCTGGCTGCGCCGCACCATCACCATGCTGCCCGCCTTCGCCGTGATCCTGGCGGGCATGGACCCCACCTCCACGCTGGTGCTGTCGCAGGTGGTCCTGAGTTTCGGCGTCCCCTTCGCCCTCCTTCCCCTCCTGCTCTTCACCGCCGGGCGTGACGTGATGGGCGTGCTGACGAGCCGCCCGGTGATCAGTGGGCTAGGCTGGCTCTTCGCGGCCATCATCATCGGGTTGAACGGGTATCTGCTGTGGGGGGCATTGAGGGGGTGA
- the aat gene encoding leucyl/phenylalanyl-tRNA--protein transferase — MPQASFFLHHPDPLTREVARGYAGGAFLMDNGDGVQWYTVERRALVPLTEAEGLHVARRLRRELGRFEVRVDTAFGDVVEGCRGELPGAPERDGEWISPPLAALYTHLHGTGLAHSFEVWQGGELAGGVMGLALGGAFVAESKFHRVTNASKAALIHLAAHLHARGFTLLDAQIQNSHIARLGVCEVSGAEYRERLAEALGRDAGL; from the coding sequence ATGCCACAGGCTTCGTTCTTCCTCCACCACCCCGACCCCCTCACCCGCGAAGTCGCGCGCGGGTACGCCGGGGGCGCCTTTCTGATGGACAACGGGGACGGCGTGCAGTGGTACACGGTGGAGCGGCGGGCGCTGGTGCCGCTCACCGAGGCGGAGGGCCTGCACGTGGCGCGGCGGCTGCGGCGTGAATTGGGGCGCTTTGAGGTGCGCGTGGACACGGCCTTCGGGGACGTGGTGGAGGGGTGCCGGGGTGAGTTGCCCGGCGCACCCGAACGCGACGGCGAGTGGATCAGCCCGCCCCTCGCCGCGCTCTACACGCACCTGCACGGGACCGGCCTGGCGCACTCCTTCGAGGTGTGGCAAGGCGGCGAACTGGCGGGGGGGGTCATGGGCCTGGCGCTGGGTGGGGCTTTTGTCGCTGAAAGCAAGTTCCACCGCGTCACGAACGCCAGCAAGGCCGCGCTCATTCACCTCGCCGCGCACCTGCACGCGCGGGGCTTCACGCTGCTGGATGCCCAGATTCAGAACTCGCATATCGCCCGGCTGGGCGTGTGCGAGGTGAGCGGGGCAGAGTACCGGGAGAGGCTGGCGGAGGCGCTGGGACGGGACGCTGGCTTGTAG
- a CDS encoding PaaI family thioesterase, with protein MPELPTLDQLNTLGEGLLPGLIGIRFTHAERGLLRGEFTVRPELLAPNGFLHAASVVALADTTCGYGTRMLLPEGASGFTTIELKSNHLSTAREGTVTCEARAVHAGRTTQVWDAEVRGPGGKVMALFRCTQAVLYPK; from the coding sequence ATGCCTGAGCTTCCGACCCTGGACCAACTCAACACGCTGGGCGAGGGCCTGCTGCCCGGCCTGATCGGCATTCGCTTCACCCACGCCGAGCGCGGCCTGCTGCGCGGCGAATTCACGGTGAGGCCCGAACTGCTCGCCCCGAACGGGTTTCTGCACGCCGCCAGCGTGGTCGCCCTGGCGGACACCACCTGCGGCTACGGCACGCGGATGCTGCTGCCGGAAGGCGCCAGCGGCTTCACGACCATCGAACTCAAGAGCAATCACCTCTCCACCGCCCGCGAGGGCACCGTCACCTGCGAGGCCCGCGCCGTCCACGCCGGGCGCACCACCCAGGTCTGGGACGCCGAGGTGCGCGGCCCCGGCGGAAAGGTGATGGCGCTCTTCCGGTGTACGCAGGCGGTGCTGTATCCGAAATAG